From the Cervus elaphus chromosome 20, mCerEla1.1, whole genome shotgun sequence genome, one window contains:
- the CPT2 gene encoding carnitine O-palmitoyltransferase 2, mitochondrial, which yields MVIRLLLRSWSRGLAVGPGAPCRPLSTGSEPSQYLQRSIVPTMHYQDSLPRLPIPKLEDTMRRYLSAQKPLLDDSQFRKTEQLCKSFETGIGKELHEQLVAQDKQNKHTSYISGPWFDMYLTARDSVVLNFNPFLSFNPDPKSEYNDQLTRATNMTVSAIRFLKTLRADLLEPEVFHLNPAKSDTDTFKRFIRFVPSFLSWYGAYLVNAYPLDMSQYFRLFNSTRLPRPHRDELFTDDKARHLLVLRKGNFYIFDVLDQDGNIVSASEIQAHLKYILSDNSPAPEFPLCYLTSENRDIWAELRQKLVSDGNEETLRKVDSAVFCLCLDDFPIKDFVHLSHSMLHGDGTNRWFDKSFNLIIAKDGTAAVHFEHAWGDGVAVLRFLNEVFKDSTQAPAVTPQSQPASTDSSVAVQKLNFKLSDALKTGISAAKEKFDATVKTLTIDYIRFQRGGREFLKKQKLSPDSMAQLAFQMAFLRQYGQTVATYESCSTAAFKHGRTETIRPASVFTKRCSEAFVREPSKHSAGELQQMMAKCSTYHNQLTREAAMGQGFDRHLFVLRYLAAAKGISMPELFLDPAYRQINHNVLSTSTLSSPAVNIGCFAPVVPDGFGIAYAVQDNWMGCNVSTYQSRNAREFLQCVEKALEDMFDALEGKTIKT from the exons GCTGCCTATTCCCAAACTTGAAGACACCATGAGGAGATACCTCAGTGCACAGAAGCCTCTGTTGGATGACAGCCAGTTCAG GAAAACAGAACAGTTATGTAAGAGTTTTGAAACTGGAATTGGAAAAGAACTACATGAGCAGCTGGTCGCTCAGGACAAGCAGAATAAACATACAAGCTACATTTCAG gcccCTGGTTTGATATGTATTTAACTGCTCGAGATTCTGTTGTCCTGAACTTTAATCCGTTTTTGTCATTCAACCCTGATCCAAAGTCCGAGTATAATGATCAGCTCACCCGGGCAACCAACATGACTGTCTCTGCCATCCGGTTTCTGAAGACACTTCGGGCTGACCTTCTGGAGCCAGAAGTGTTCCATTTGAACCCTGCCAAAAGTGATACTGATACCTTCAAGAGATTCATACGCTTTGTGCCTTCCTTTCTGTCTTGGTATGGCGCCTACTTGGTCAATGCATATCCCCTGGACATGTCCCAGTATTTTCGGCTTTTCAATTCAACTCGTTTACCCAGACCCCATCGAGATGAACTCTTCACCGATGACAAGGCCAGACACCTCCTGGTCCTACGAAAAGGAAATTTCTACATCTTTGATGTCCTGGATCAAGATGGGAACATTGTGAGTGCCTCCGAAATCCAGGCTCATCTGAAGTACATTCTGTCAGACAATAGCCCAGCCCCCGAGTTTCCGCTTTGCTATCTGACTAGTGAGAACCGGGACATCTGGGCAGAGCTCAGACAGAAGCTGGTGAGTGATGGCAACGAGGAGACCCTGAGGAAAGTGGACTCGGCTGTGTTCTGTCTCTGCCTAGATGACTTCCCCATTAAGGACTTTGTCCACTTGTCCCACAGCATGCTGCACGGTGACGGCACAAACCGCTGGTTTGACAAATCCTTTAACCTCATTATAGCCAAGGATGGCACTGCTGCCGTCCACTTCGAGCATGCCTGGGGCGATGGGGTTGCAGTGCTCAGGTTTTTAAATGAAGTGTTTAAAGATAGCACTCAGGCCCCTGCCGTCACTCCCCAGAGCCAGCCGGCCAGCACTGACTCTTCCGTGGCCGTACAAAAACTCAACTTCAAGCTGAGCGATGCTTTAAAGACTGGCATTAGTGCTGCTAAGGAAAAATTTGATGCCACCGTGAAAACCCTCACCATTGACTACATCCGGTTtcagagaggaggcagagaattcctgaagaagcagaagctgagcCCTGACTCGATGGCTCAGCTGGCCTTCCAGATGGCCTTCCTGCGGCAGTACGGGCAGACGGTGGCCACCTACGAGTCGTGTAGCACTGCAGCATTCAAGCACGGCCGCACCGAGACCATCCGCCCAGCCTCCGTCTTCACAAAGAGGTGCTCCGAGGCCTTTGTCAGGGAGCCTTCCAAGCACAGCGCTGGAGAGCTTCAGCAGATGATGGCCAAGTGCTCCACGTACCACAACCAGCTGACCAGAGAAGCAGCGATGG GCCAGGGCTTTGATCGACACTTGTTTGTTCTGCGGTACCTGGCAGCAGCCAAAGGGATCAGCATGCCCGAGCTGTTCCTGGACCCTGCATATAGGCAGATAAACCACAACGTCCTGTCCACCAGCACGCTGAGCAGCCCGGCAGTGAACATCGGCTGCTTTGCCCCTGTGGTCCCTGATGGTTTTGGCATTGCATACGCTGTTCAAGACAACTGGATGGGCTGCAATGTCTCTACCTACCAAAGCCGCAATGCCCGTGAGTTTCTCCAGTGTGTGGAGAAGGCCTTAGAAGACATGTTTGATGCCTTAGAAGGCAAAACTATCAAAACCTAG